A single Agromyces sp. CF514 DNA region contains:
- a CDS encoding glycoside hydrolase family 13 protein has protein sequence MWWRSAVIYQVYVRSFADSDGDGTGDLRGVRSRLGYLKELGVDALWFNPWYPSPLADGGYDVSDYRDIHPTFGTLEDAELLISEALALGIRTIIDIVPNHISSEHAWFQAALAAGPGSPERERFWFHPGKGEHGDEMPTSWISNFQGDTWTRTVNPDGTPGEWYLHLFTPEQPDLNWNHPDVRAEHEDVLRFWFDRGVAGVRIDSAGLLIKDPALPEVPAEVQPGQHPTEDRDEVHDVYRAWRRIADSYEGTRVLVGEVWVPDAARFAAYLRPDEMHTAFNFDFMTRPWQADELRASIDLMLAAHAPVGAPSTWVLSNHDVTRPVTRYGREDSSFAFAKKRFGTPTDLETGTRRARAAALLTAALPGSLYLYQGDELGLPEVELPREVLEDPMHFRSGGVDPGRDGCRVPLPWRGTEAPFGFSPDAGRTAASGATTPTAAWLPQPADWAALTVQAQEADPGSMLWLYRQALRIRKREHSLGDGPMTWLPSEPGVLAFSRGDDVVSVTNLGDRPIALPEHDRILLSSAPLVGGLLPPDSTAWLHRPA, from the coding sequence CTGTGGTGGCGTAGCGCCGTGATCTACCAGGTCTACGTGCGCAGCTTCGCCGACTCCGACGGCGACGGCACGGGCGACCTCCGCGGCGTGCGCAGCCGGCTCGGCTACCTCAAGGAACTCGGCGTCGACGCGCTCTGGTTCAACCCGTGGTACCCGTCGCCGCTCGCCGACGGCGGATACGACGTGAGCGACTACCGCGACATCCACCCGACCTTCGGCACGCTCGAAGACGCCGAACTGCTCATCAGCGAGGCGCTCGCCCTCGGCATCCGAACGATCATCGACATCGTCCCCAACCACATCTCGAGCGAGCATGCTTGGTTCCAGGCCGCGCTCGCGGCCGGCCCCGGCAGCCCCGAGCGCGAGCGGTTCTGGTTCCACCCCGGCAAGGGCGAGCACGGCGACGAGATGCCCACGAGCTGGATCTCGAACTTCCAGGGCGACACGTGGACCCGCACCGTGAACCCCGACGGCACGCCGGGGGAGTGGTACCTGCACCTGTTCACCCCCGAACAGCCCGACCTCAACTGGAACCACCCCGACGTGCGCGCCGAGCACGAGGACGTGCTCCGGTTCTGGTTCGACCGCGGCGTCGCGGGCGTGCGCATCGACTCCGCGGGCCTGCTCATCAAGGACCCGGCGCTGCCCGAGGTGCCCGCCGAGGTGCAGCCCGGACAGCACCCCACCGAGGACCGCGACGAGGTGCACGACGTCTACCGCGCGTGGCGGCGCATCGCCGACTCCTACGAGGGCACGCGCGTGCTCGTCGGCGAGGTCTGGGTTCCGGATGCCGCCCGCTTCGCGGCGTACCTGCGGCCGGACGAGATGCACACCGCCTTCAACTTCGACTTCATGACGCGCCCGTGGCAGGCCGACGAGCTGCGCGCCTCGATCGACCTCATGCTCGCGGCGCACGCACCCGTCGGCGCCCCGAGCACGTGGGTGCTCTCGAACCACGACGTGACCCGTCCCGTGACCCGCTACGGCCGCGAGGACTCGAGCTTCGCGTTCGCGAAGAAGCGGTTCGGCACGCCGACCGACCTCGAGACGGGCACGCGTCGTGCCCGTGCGGCGGCCCTGCTCACCGCCGCATTGCCCGGCTCGCTCTACCTCTACCAGGGCGACGAGCTGGGCCTCCCCGAGGTCGAGCTGCCGCGCGAGGTGCTCGAGGATCCGATGCACTTCCGCTCGGGCGGCGTCGATCCGGGGCGTGACGGATGCCGCGTGCCGCTGCCCTGGCGCGGCACCGAGGCGCCGTTCGGCTTCTCGCCCGATGCCGGCCGCACCGCGGCATCCGGTGCCACGACGCCGACCGCCGCGTGGCTGCCGCAGCCCGCGGACTGGGCCGCGCTCACCGTGCAGGCGCAGGAGGCCGACCCGGGCTCGATGCTCTGGCTCTACCGCCAGGCCCTGCGCATCCGCAAGCGCGAGCACTCGCTCGGCGACGGCCCCATGACGTGGCTGCCGAGCGAGCCGGGCGTGCTCGCGTTCAGCCGCGGCGACGACGTCGTGAGCGTCACGAACCTCGGCGACCGGCCCATCGCCCTTCCCGAGCACGACCGCATCCTCCTCAGCAGCGCCCCGCTCGTCGGCGGACTGCTGCCCCCAGACTCCACGGCATGGCTGCACCGACCCGCCTGA
- a CDS encoding ABC transporter substrate-binding protein, translated as MKSRRSVAIAGLAAIAMVGALAACSDGGGSDDGKLELRVATFPPGADQAAYDAFAEQEKQFEKANPDIDVVGLEYEWTAPTFAAQLAGGSLPDVFTVPFTDSKTLLENGQLMDVTKEIDDLGYSDKFNPIILNEVTGSDGKLYGFPRQAYANGLHYNRALFEQAGLDPDNPPTTWDEVRAAAKTIAEKTGKAGYATMAAGNTGGWQLSVQADSRGASLQTDNGDGTYTSTIDNDATKATLEYLHDLRWEDNAMGSTFDLDWGAINQEFAAGNIGMYTSGSDVYTALVRDFGMAPDNYGLTVIPTENGGGVLGGGDIAVMPPTLDDDTKAAAVKWIDWYYMQKLLNEDAAVADAEALAASDQAVGTPVLPVLDKDTWDQQQEWIAPYVNVPQDQMTGFFDGIFDQTPVGEFKGQTQPIYALMDNLVQAVLTDQNADIDALLKQVDVDAQALLDQ; from the coding sequence ATGAAGTCACGCAGATCGGTCGCGATCGCCGGCCTGGCCGCAATCGCGATGGTTGGCGCCCTCGCAGCCTGCAGCGACGGAGGCGGAAGCGACGACGGCAAGCTCGAGCTCCGCGTCGCGACGTTCCCGCCCGGGGCCGACCAGGCCGCGTACGACGCGTTCGCCGAGCAGGAGAAGCAGTTCGAGAAGGCGAACCCCGACATCGACGTCGTCGGGCTCGAGTACGAGTGGACCGCGCCGACGTTCGCCGCGCAGCTCGCCGGCGGCAGCCTGCCCGACGTCTTCACCGTGCCGTTCACCGACTCGAAGACCCTCCTCGAGAACGGCCAGCTCATGGACGTCACGAAGGAGATCGACGACCTCGGCTACTCCGACAAGTTCAACCCGATCATCCTGAACGAGGTCACGGGCAGCGACGGCAAGCTCTACGGCTTCCCGCGCCAGGCGTACGCCAACGGCCTGCACTACAACCGCGCCCTGTTCGAGCAGGCGGGCCTCGACCCCGACAACCCGCCGACCACGTGGGACGAGGTGCGGGCGGCCGCGAAGACCATCGCCGAGAAGACCGGCAAGGCCGGCTACGCGACCATGGCCGCCGGCAACACCGGTGGCTGGCAGCTCTCGGTGCAGGCCGACTCGCGCGGCGCATCGCTGCAGACCGACAACGGCGACGGCACCTACACGTCGACCATCGACAACGACGCCACGAAGGCGACCCTCGAGTACCTGCACGACCTCCGCTGGGAGGACAACGCGATGGGCTCGACCTTCGACCTCGACTGGGGAGCGATCAACCAGGAGTTCGCGGCCGGCAACATCGGCATGTACACGTCGGGCTCCGACGTCTACACGGCGCTCGTGCGCGACTTCGGCATGGCGCCCGACAACTACGGCCTCACCGTCATCCCGACGGAGAACGGCGGCGGCGTGCTCGGCGGCGGCGACATCGCCGTCATGCCGCCCACGCTCGACGACGACACCAAGGCCGCCGCGGTCAAGTGGATCGACTGGTACTACATGCAGAAGCTCCTCAACGAGGACGCCGCCGTCGCCGACGCGGAGGCGCTCGCCGCCTCCGACCAGGCCGTCGGAACCCCCGTGCTGCCGGTGCTCGACAAGGACACCTGGGACCAGCAGCAGGAGTGGATCGCACCCTACGTCAACGTGCCGCAGGACCAGATGACCGGCTTCTTCGACGGCATCTTCGACCAGACGCCCGTCGGCGAGTTCAAGGGCCAGACCCAGCCGATCTACGCCCTGATGGACAACCTCGTGCAGGCCGTCCTGACCGACCAGAACGCCGACATCGACGCGCTGCTCAAGCAGGTCGACGTCGACGCGCAGGCCCTGCTCGACCAGTAG
- a CDS encoding carbohydrate ABC transporter permease, producing the protein MTLTAKPAATTPPADEPGPPAASALPKRARRTPMTWISGGGAWNLAFLAPMLIVFGVFSWGPIVQSVIMSFQKTNLVSPPLWVGLDNFARVLSDPNLGTAVLNTLYFAGLALVLGFPLPIIMAVLMSEVKRGKGLYSALAYLPVVVPPVVAVLLWKVFYNASPDGVFNTILGFFGIPPQPWLQSSATAMPSLVIEATWAAAGGSIIIYLAALIAVPPELYDAAEVDGAGIWRKIWHVTLPQLRGILFIMLILQIIGTAQVFLEPYLFTGGGPNNATLTVLLLIYRYAFQNSLGGAYGEATALSLMLAIFLGLLSWLYFKLTDRWSTN; encoded by the coding sequence ATGACCCTCACCGCGAAGCCCGCGGCGACGACCCCGCCGGCAGACGAACCCGGGCCGCCCGCGGCATCCGCTCTCCCGAAGCGCGCGCGTCGCACCCCCATGACCTGGATCAGTGGCGGCGGCGCCTGGAACCTCGCGTTCCTCGCCCCGATGCTCATCGTCTTCGGCGTCTTCAGCTGGGGGCCGATCGTGCAGTCGGTCATCATGAGCTTCCAGAAGACGAACCTCGTCAGCCCGCCCCTCTGGGTCGGCCTCGACAACTTCGCCCGCGTGCTGAGCGACCCGAACCTCGGCACGGCGGTGCTCAACACCCTGTACTTCGCGGGCCTCGCGCTCGTGCTCGGCTTTCCGCTGCCGATCATCATGGCCGTGCTCATGAGCGAGGTGAAGCGCGGCAAGGGCCTCTACAGCGCCCTCGCCTACCTGCCCGTCGTCGTGCCGCCCGTCGTGGCCGTGCTGCTGTGGAAGGTCTTCTACAACGCGAGCCCCGACGGCGTGTTCAACACGATCCTCGGATTCTTCGGCATCCCGCCGCAGCCGTGGCTGCAGTCCTCGGCGACCGCGATGCCCTCGCTCGTGATCGAGGCCACCTGGGCCGCGGCCGGCGGCTCGATCATCATCTACCTCGCCGCGCTGATCGCCGTGCCGCCGGAGCTCTACGACGCCGCCGAGGTCGACGGCGCCGGCATCTGGCGCAAGATCTGGCACGTCACCCTGCCGCAGCTGCGCGGCATCCTCTTCATCATGCTGATCCTGCAGATCATCGGCACCGCGCAGGTCTTCCTCGAGCCGTACCTCTTCACCGGCGGCGGGCCGAACAACGCGACCCTCACGGTGCTGCTGCTCATCTATCGCTACGCCTTCCAGAACAGCCTCGGCGGCGCCTACGGCGAGGCCACCGCGCTGAGCCTCATGCTCGCGATCTTCCTCGGGCTGCTGAGCTGGCTCTACTTCAAGCTGACCGACCGTTGGAGCACGAATTGA
- a CDS encoding carbohydrate ABC transporter permease, whose translation MTTPATTAPATTPASGQLRSRLSGLVRRREKDAADDGVDRGILSDHDRKRGGVRLSMSAVHVILFVGLVVAGLGPLLWLAKAAVTPTQDTLTQPFALWPNGIDWANLEQAWNDIHIDQYFVNTLVVAAGSWFFQVLIATTAGYALSVLRPKYAPILNALVLATLFIPAVVLLVPLYLTILHPPVIGVSMLNTYWAVWLPAAANAFNILLVKRFFDGLPREVFEAARTDGAGPFRVFWSIVLPMSKPIIGVVSVFAVIAAWKDFLWPLLVLPDPAVQPLSVRLPAVQSQTELDVFLAALAISTLIPVVLFLVFQRLFLRGAGLGGAVKG comes from the coding sequence TTGACCACCCCGGCAACGACCGCCCCCGCCACGACACCCGCGTCGGGCCAGCTGCGCTCACGGCTCTCGGGGCTCGTGCGACGACGTGAGAAGGACGCCGCCGACGACGGCGTCGACCGCGGCATCCTGAGCGATCACGACCGCAAGCGCGGCGGCGTCCGCCTCTCGATGTCGGCCGTGCACGTGATCCTCTTCGTCGGGCTCGTCGTCGCCGGGCTCGGTCCGCTGCTCTGGCTCGCGAAGGCGGCCGTCACGCCGACGCAGGACACGCTCACCCAGCCGTTCGCCCTGTGGCCCAACGGCATCGACTGGGCCAACCTCGAGCAGGCGTGGAACGACATCCACATCGACCAGTACTTCGTCAACACGCTCGTCGTCGCCGCGGGGTCGTGGTTCTTCCAGGTGCTCATCGCGACGACGGCCGGATACGCGCTCAGCGTGCTGCGCCCGAAGTACGCGCCGATCCTGAACGCGCTCGTGCTCGCGACCCTCTTCATTCCGGCGGTCGTGCTGCTCGTGCCGCTCTACCTCACGATCCTGCACCCGCCCGTCATCGGCGTCTCGATGCTGAACACGTACTGGGCCGTGTGGCTGCCGGCCGCGGCGAACGCCTTCAACATCCTGCTCGTGAAGCGCTTCTTCGACGGACTGCCCCGCGAGGTGTTCGAGGCGGCCCGCACCGACGGGGCGGGGCCCTTCCGCGTGTTCTGGTCGATCGTGCTGCCCATGTCGAAGCCCATCATCGGCGTCGTCTCGGTGTTCGCGGTCATCGCCGCCTGGAAGGACTTCCTCTGGCCGCTGCTCGTGCTGCCCGACCCCGCGGTGCAGCCCCTGTCGGTGCGCCTGCCCGCCGTGCAGTCCCAGACCGAGCTCGACGTCTTCCTCGCGGCGCTCGCGATCTCGACGCTGATCCCGGTCGTGCTGTTCCTCGTGTTCCAGCGGCTGTTCCTTCGGGGCGCCGGCCTCGGGGGAGCGGTCAAGGGCTGA
- a CDS encoding MmcQ/YjbR family DNA-binding protein, producing MEHPQVVDPRHPLVERVRALCLDFPEAVEVEAWGRPTFRAAKPIFTYVSAHMERPFSIVVKTDPEEHRALVQDDRFYGVPYFDRNHWVGTDLDAPTTDWQLISELIETSYRQVALKRQLVALDALRPRS from the coding sequence GTGGAGCATCCCCAGGTGGTCGACCCTCGGCATCCGCTCGTCGAACGCGTGCGGGCGCTCTGCCTCGACTTCCCCGAAGCGGTCGAGGTCGAGGCCTGGGGGCGGCCGACGTTCCGCGCGGCCAAGCCGATCTTCACGTACGTGAGCGCGCACATGGAACGCCCCTTCTCGATCGTCGTGAAGACCGATCCCGAAGAGCACCGCGCGCTCGTGCAGGACGACCGCTTCTACGGCGTGCCGTACTTCGATCGCAACCACTGGGTCGGCACCGACCTCGACGCACCGACGACCGACTGGCAGCTGATCTCGGAACTCATCGAGACGTCGTATCGGCAGGTCGCGCTCAAGCGGCAACTGGTCGCGCTCGACGCGCTGCGGCCGCGCTCCTGA
- a CDS encoding amidohydrolase family protein, giving the protein MTVVDINIHHLPEDLFTNEKILNGFLDSAPRGFGEIARVIEMDSGKKQLILEKPAGHQNLNYVEGDYSAEAKLAAMDEAGVDYGIMRVPVWQEWLGLETCRAVNDNAAEIVSRSGGRLFATACVPPWGGKENIHELERAVGDLGAVGVQLACHYGQLYLDDPVFEPYLKVIEKLDIPVIVHHTPLPVEWKSVIDYTNLRREYGRIIDQGIAVGRELFSGMFDRMPGLRFIHTMMGGNWFANTALLTPHATNKAEAMQRLDPTGGEKIKQYLNENIFFDMTHPHSWGKTQVEAALEINGADHYLFGSSFPVFYSWMGQGVEFVKHELEISDADRDLVLAGNAKRLFNLPIDL; this is encoded by the coding sequence ATGACGGTCGTCGACATCAACATCCACCACCTGCCGGAAGACCTCTTCACCAACGAGAAGATCCTGAACGGCTTCCTCGACTCGGCCCCCCGCGGGTTCGGCGAGATCGCCCGCGTCATCGAGATGGACAGCGGCAAGAAGCAGCTCATCCTCGAGAAGCCCGCCGGCCACCAGAACCTCAACTACGTCGAGGGCGACTACTCGGCCGAGGCGAAGCTCGCGGCCATGGACGAGGCGGGCGTCGACTACGGCATCATGCGCGTGCCCGTCTGGCAGGAGTGGCTCGGCCTCGAGACCTGCAGGGCCGTGAACGACAACGCCGCCGAGATCGTCTCGCGCTCGGGCGGGCGCCTGTTCGCCACCGCGTGCGTGCCGCCGTGGGGCGGCAAGGAGAACATCCACGAGCTCGAGCGAGCGGTCGGCGACCTCGGCGCGGTCGGCGTGCAGCTCGCCTGCCACTACGGCCAGCTCTACCTCGACGACCCGGTGTTCGAGCCCTACCTGAAGGTCATCGAGAAGCTCGACATCCCGGTCATCGTGCACCACACGCCGCTGCCCGTCGAGTGGAAGTCGGTCATCGACTACACGAACCTGCGTCGCGAGTACGGCCGCATCATCGACCAGGGCATCGCCGTAGGCCGCGAGCTCTTCAGCGGCATGTTCGACCGCATGCCCGGACTGCGCTTCATCCACACCATGATGGGCGGCAACTGGTTCGCGAACACCGCCCTGCTCACGCCCCACGCGACCAACAAGGCCGAGGCCATGCAGCGCCTCGACCCGACGGGCGGCGAGAAGATCAAGCAGTACCTGAACGAGAACATCTTCTTCGACATGACCCACCCGCACTCGTGGGGCAAGACCCAGGTCGAGGCCGCGCTCGAGATCAACGGCGCCGACCACTACCTCTTCGGCTCGTCGTTCCCCGTGTTCTACAGCTGGATGGGCCAGGGGGTCGAGTTCGTGAAGCACGAGCTCGAGATCAGCGACGCCGACCGCGACCTCGTGCTCGCCGGCAACGCCAAGCGCCTGTTCAACCTGCCGATCGACCTGTAG
- a CDS encoding dienelactone hydrolase family protein translates to MAEQIELIDLVQRDVAYEANGTRMIGCLVAPTDAADEPSPGILLVHDAFGLGADTIDLAARYAELGYAVFAADVWGERAEPQSGADIGRLIGSMAGNRDEWMSRLAAAHEAAAAQPEFDADRTVVVGACFGGSSALEYVRTGGRVIAAVSIHGGLDHVAHDWSASTDTATVLLCTGADDPMAGPEHWQPIKAGLTGAGIDWEFDLYSGTQHAFTNPRTDALGMPGAAFHPRNAARAWSRTVDFLGEVTGAAAGIRSSVR, encoded by the coding sequence ATGGCCGAGCAGATCGAGCTGATCGACCTGGTGCAGCGCGACGTCGCCTACGAGGCGAACGGCACGCGCATGATCGGATGCCTCGTGGCGCCGACCGATGCAGCGGACGAGCCCAGCCCCGGCATCCTCCTCGTGCACGACGCCTTCGGCCTCGGCGCCGACACGATCGACCTCGCCGCCCGCTATGCAGAGCTCGGCTACGCCGTCTTCGCCGCCGACGTGTGGGGCGAGCGCGCCGAGCCGCAGAGCGGCGCCGACATCGGCCGCCTCATCGGATCGATGGCCGGCAACCGAGACGAATGGATGTCGCGCCTCGCCGCCGCGCACGAGGCCGCAGCCGCCCAGCCCGAGTTCGACGCCGACCGCACGGTGGTCGTCGGCGCCTGCTTCGGCGGATCGTCGGCCCTCGAGTACGTGCGCACGGGCGGGCGGGTGATCGCTGCCGTGAGCATCCACGGCGGCCTCGACCACGTCGCCCACGACTGGTCGGCCTCGACTGATACGGCGACCGTGCTGCTCTGCACGGGCGCCGACGACCCCATGGCCGGCCCCGAGCACTGGCAGCCGATCAAGGCCGGCCTCACGGGCGCGGGCATCGACTGGGAGTTCGACCTCTACAGCGGCACGCAGCACGCCTTCACCAACCCGAGGACCGACGCGCTCGGCATGCCGGGAGCCGCCTTCCATCCGCGCAACGCCGCCAGGGCGTGGTCGCGCACCGTCGACTTCCTCGGCGAGGTGACCGGCGCAGCCGCCGGCATCCGCTCGAGCGTCCGTTGA